The proteins below come from a single Leptotrichia sp. oral taxon 223 genomic window:
- the secE gene encoding preprotein translocase subunit SecE: MSKFNLKETFGNLREEYKKIYWPDKIEVYHVTVIVILMTAFIAIYTLLFDTAFNFVLAKISEVLRNLIGGA, from the coding sequence ATGAGTAAATTTAATTTAAAAGAGACTTTCGGAAATTTGCGTGAAGAATATAAAAAAATATATTGGCCTGATAAAATCGAAGTTTATCATGTTACTGTAATTGTGATTTTGATGACAGCGTTTATTGCTATATATACACTTCTTTTTGATACAGCATTTAATTTTGTGCTGGCGAAAATAAGTGAAGTTTTGAGAAATCTTATAGGAGGCGCGTAA
- the rplA gene encoding 50S ribosomal protein L1, whose translation MAKRGKRYNSISQKVDKMKVYTPEEALELIFDTKSAKFVETVELAVRLGVDPRHADQQVRGTVSLPNGTGKTVRILVITSGENIDRALAAGADFAGDDEYINKIQNGWLDFDLVIATPDMMPKLGRLGRILGTKGLMPNPKSGTVTTNVEQTVQEFKKGKVAFKVDKLGSIHLPIGKVDFTKEAIVENFKVALNQIIKLKPAASKGQYLRTVAISLTMGPGIKVDPLLAGVFVAE comes from the coding sequence ATGGCAAAAAGAGGAAAAAGATATAACAGCATTTCTCAAAAAGTAGATAAAATGAAAGTTTACACACCAGAAGAAGCGCTAGAATTAATTTTCGATACTAAAAGTGCTAAATTTGTGGAAACAGTAGAATTAGCAGTAAGACTGGGAGTAGATCCTAGACATGCTGATCAGCAAGTAAGGGGTACAGTTTCATTACCAAATGGTACAGGTAAGACTGTAAGAATTTTAGTTATCACAAGCGGAGAAAACATTGATAGGGCATTAGCTGCAGGAGCGGATTTTGCTGGAGATGACGAATACATTAACAAAATTCAGAATGGATGGCTAGATTTTGATTTAGTAATTGCTACACCTGACATGATGCCTAAATTAGGAAGATTAGGAAGAATTTTAGGAACTAAGGGATTAATGCCTAACCCTAAATCAGGAACAGTTACAACAAATGTTGAACAAACAGTTCAGGAATTTAAAAAAGGAAAAGTTGCATTTAAAGTTGACAAATTAGGATCAATTCATTTACCAATCGGTAAAGTTGATTTTACAAAAGAAGCTATCGTAGAAAACTTTAAAGTTGCACTAAATCAAATTATCAAATTAAAGCCAGCTGCTTCAAAAGGGCAATATTTAAGAACAGTTGCAATTTCATTAACTATGGGGCCTGGAATTAAAGTTGATCCATTATTGGCTGGAGTATTTGTGGCTGAATAG
- the rplL gene encoding 50S ribosomal protein L7/L12 encodes MAFNKEQFIEDLKAMSVLELKELVEAIEETFGVSAQPVAVAGGAAAGGAAAEEKTEFDVILVSPGGAKLAVIKEVRGITGLGLKEAKELVEAGGKAVKEGVSKDEAEALKAQLEGAGATVELK; translated from the coding sequence ATGGCATTTAATAAAGAACAATTTATAGAAGATTTAAAAGCTATGTCTGTATTAGAATTAAAAGAATTAGTTGAAGCTATTGAAGAAACATTTGGAGTATCAGCTCAACCAGTAGCAGTTGCAGGAGGTGCAGCGGCAGGAGGTGCAGCGGCAGAAGAAAAAACTGAATTCGACGTAATACTGGTATCTCCAGGAGGAGCTAAATTAGCAGTAATTAAGGAAGTAAGAGGAATTACAGGATTAGGACTTAAAGAAGCTAAAGAATTAGTTGAAGCTGGTGGAAAAGCAGTTAAAGAAGGAGTTTCTAAAGACGAAGCTGAAGCTTTAAAAGCTCAATTAGAAGGTGCAGGAGCAACTGTAGAATTAAAATAG
- the rplJ gene encoding 50S ribosomal protein L10 — protein MPAQAKLEAVKGLVEKLKDAKAVVFVDYKGISVNEDTELRKTARESGVEYFVAKNRLFKIALKEAGFDTNVDDLLEGTTSFALGYEDGVAPSKLIFDFGKKLKDKILIKGGLLESERVDVPTVEALAKLPSRDELLGQIAYGLLSPVRMLAVALTNVAGQKETGEPVAE, from the coding sequence TTGCCAGCACAAGCAAAATTAGAAGCGGTAAAAGGCTTAGTTGAAAAACTAAAGGATGCTAAAGCAGTAGTATTTGTTGATTACAAAGGAATCAGCGTTAATGAAGATACTGAACTTCGTAAAACAGCAAGAGAATCAGGAGTAGAATACTTCGTTGCTAAAAACAGATTGTTTAAAATAGCGTTGAAGGAAGCAGGATTTGATACAAACGTTGATGATCTATTAGAAGGGACTACGTCGTTTGCATTAGGATATGAAGACGGAGTTGCGCCATCTAAATTAATCTTTGATTTTGGAAAAAAATTAAAAGACAAAATATTAATTAAAGGTGGATTGCTAGAATCTGAAAGAGTTGACGTGCCAACTGTGGAAGCGCTAGCTAAATTACCATCGAGAGATGAGTTACTTGGACAAATTGCTTACGGATTGCTGTCGCCAGTTAGAATGTTGGCTGTTGCATTGACAAATGTTGCAGGACAAAAAGAAACTGGAGAACCAGTAGCAGAGTAA
- the rplK gene encoding 50S ribosomal protein L11, with protein sequence MAKEVIGKIKLQLEAGKANPAPPVGPALGQHGVNIAEFCKSFNAQTQDKMGFVIPVEITVYADRSFTFVLKTPPASDLLKKAAKVKKGAGNSIKEVAGTITKAQLQEIAETKLPDLNAGSVEAAMNVIAGTARSMGIKISE encoded by the coding sequence ATGGCTAAAGAAGTAATCGGAAAGATTAAATTACAATTAGAAGCGGGGAAAGCAAATCCTGCACCACCAGTAGGGCCTGCGCTAGGACAGCATGGGGTAAATATTGCAGAATTCTGTAAATCATTTAATGCACAAACACAAGATAAAATGGGATTTGTAATTCCGGTAGAAATTACTGTTTATGCAGATAGAAGTTTTACATTCGTTTTAAAGACACCGCCTGCATCAGACTTGCTGAAAAAAGCGGCTAAGGTTAAAAAGGGCGCTGGAAACTCTATAAAAGAAGTTGCTGGAACTATAACTAAAGCTCAGCTGCAAGAAATCGCAGAAACTAAATTGCCAGATTTAAATGCTGGATCAGTTGAAGCGGCTATGAACGTTATTGCAGGAACTGCAAGAAGCATGGGAATTAAAATTTCTGAATAA
- the rpoB gene encoding DNA-directed RNA polymerase subunit beta: MNKLIERYSFGKIVDRGEMPHFLEFQLNSYEDFLQTKVPPQKRENKGFEAIFNEIFPIESSNGLLKLEYLWYEIHDNDEPLNDELECKKRGKTYSGQLKVRLKLTNKRTGEIQETLVHFGDIPLMTDKATFIINGAERVVISQLHRSPGITFNKELNIQTGKDVFIGKIIPYKGTWLEFETDKNDILNVKIDRRKKVLLPVFLKAVDFFQNNTEIMNHFFEEKEAELSELYSKYRDTELEEVLRSRLEGSFIREDILDEETGEFVAEAEEIIDMPVIQKIIDAKVEKLSIWEVRPEGRIIANALVHDNTKTNDEAVIEVFRKLRPGDLVTVDSARSLVKQMFFNPQRYDLADVGRYKVNKRLKLDVPADVIVLTKEDVLQTIEYVKNLVSGEGFTDDIDNLSNRRVRGVGELLSIQIKGGMLKMSKMVKEKMTIQDITTLTPQSLLNTKPLNALILEFFGSGQLSQFMDQSNPLSELTHKRRISALGPGGLSRDRAGFEVRDVHNSHYGRICPIETPEGPNIGLIASLSTYGKVNKYGFIETPFVKINDGKADFNDIRYLAADEEEGLFIAQADTPIDKDGNFLTDEVVCRYGDEIVHIDKSKVDILDVSPKQLVSVSAGLIPFLEHDDANRALMGSNMQRQAVPLLKTEAPYVGTGLERKVAVDSGAVITSKATGTVTFVDARKIIVTDDEGKEYSHRLLNFEKSNQSMCLHQKPITDLGDKVKKGDIIADGPSTAGGDLALGKNILLAFMPWEGYNFEDGILISERLRKDDVFTSIHIEEFDIEARTTKLGDEEITREIPNVSEEALRNLDENGIIRIGAHVTPDDILVGKVTPKGETEPPAEEKLLRAIFGEKAKDVRDTSLRLPHGVKGTVVDVLELSKENGDDLKAGVNKLIRIYIAEKRKIMVGDKMSGRHGNKGVISRVLPIEDMPHLEDGTPIDVCLNPLGVPSRMNIGQVLEVHLGLAIGDIDKYIATPVFDGASEEDVKNYLEEAGYSRTGKVKLIDGRTGQPFDNPVTVGRMYMLKLHHLVEDKMHARAIGPYSLVTQQPLGGKAQFGGQRLGEMEVWALEAYGASNILQEMLTVKSDDISGRTKTYEAIVKGQEMPEADAPESFRVLIKEFQSLGLDVALYDKDGEQIELDKNVDA, from the coding sequence ATGAACAAACTTATTGAAAGATATAGTTTCGGAAAAATAGTAGATAGAGGGGAAATGCCGCATTTCTTGGAATTTCAGTTAAATTCATATGAAGATTTTTTGCAGACAAAAGTGCCACCTCAAAAGCGTGAAAATAAAGGTTTTGAAGCAATCTTTAATGAAATTTTTCCAATCGAATCAAGCAACGGATTGTTGAAGTTAGAATATTTATGGTATGAAATTCACGATAATGACGAACCTTTAAATGATGAATTAGAATGTAAAAAAAGAGGTAAAACATATTCTGGCCAATTAAAAGTTAGACTAAAATTAACTAATAAGAGAACAGGGGAAATTCAGGAAACATTAGTTCATTTTGGAGATATACCACTGATGACTGATAAAGCCACATTTATTATAAATGGTGCTGAAAGGGTTGTTATTTCTCAATTGCACAGATCGCCGGGAATTACTTTTAACAAAGAATTGAATATTCAGACAGGAAAAGATGTGTTTATTGGGAAGATTATCCCTTATAAAGGGACATGGCTTGAATTTGAAACTGATAAAAATGACATCTTAAATGTAAAAATTGATAGAAGAAAGAAAGTTTTATTGCCTGTATTTTTAAAAGCAGTGGATTTTTTCCAAAATAATACGGAAATTATGAACCATTTCTTTGAGGAAAAGGAAGCGGAGCTGTCAGAACTTTATTCAAAATATAGAGATACCGAACTGGAAGAAGTTTTACGTTCGAGATTAGAAGGAAGCTTTATAAGAGAAGACATTCTGGATGAAGAAACTGGGGAATTTGTAGCAGAAGCCGAAGAAATTATTGATATGCCAGTTATTCAAAAGATAATAGATGCTAAAGTTGAAAAGTTGAGTATTTGGGAAGTGAGGCCTGAAGGCAGAATTATTGCTAACGCTTTAGTCCATGATAATACAAAAACCAATGATGAAGCTGTTATCGAAGTGTTTAGAAAATTGCGTCCAGGGGATTTGGTAACTGTGGACAGTGCCAGATCGCTTGTTAAGCAGATGTTCTTTAATCCGCAAAGATATGACTTGGCAGATGTCGGAAGATATAAAGTCAACAAAAGATTGAAGTTGGATGTTCCGGCGGATGTAATCGTATTAACGAAGGAAGATGTCTTACAGACTATCGAATATGTGAAAAATCTTGTAAGCGGAGAAGGATTTACTGATGATATTGACAATTTGTCAAATAGACGTGTAAGAGGTGTCGGGGAGCTGCTTTCCATCCAAATAAAAGGCGGAATGCTTAAAATGTCTAAAATGGTGAAGGAAAAAATGACAATTCAAGACATTACAACATTGACTCCACAAAGCTTGTTAAATACAAAACCATTAAATGCGTTAATTCTTGAGTTTTTTGGAAGTGGACAGCTGTCACAATTTATGGATCAGTCTAATCCATTGTCAGAATTGACTCACAAAAGAAGAATTTCAGCGTTAGGACCGGGAGGACTTTCAAGAGATAGAGCAGGATTTGAGGTTCGGGACGTTCATAACTCGCATTATGGAAGGATTTGTCCAATAGAAACTCCGGAAGGGCCAAATATCGGACTTATCGCTTCTCTTTCAACTTATGGAAAAGTTAATAAATACGGATTTATTGAAACTCCGTTTGTAAAAATAAATGATGGAAAAGCTGATTTTAATGATATTAGATATTTAGCGGCTGATGAAGAGGAAGGACTGTTTATCGCACAGGCTGATACTCCTATTGATAAAGACGGAAACTTCCTGACTGATGAAGTTGTGTGCCGTTATGGAGATGAAATTGTGCATATTGACAAATCAAAAGTTGATATTCTGGATGTGTCTCCTAAACAGCTGGTATCTGTTTCAGCGGGATTAATTCCGTTCCTGGAACACGATGATGCCAACCGTGCGTTAATGGGATCAAATATGCAGCGTCAAGCTGTACCTCTGTTAAAAACAGAAGCGCCTTATGTTGGGACTGGACTTGAAAGAAAAGTTGCCGTGGATTCGGGGGCAGTTATTACTTCAAAGGCGACTGGAACTGTAACTTTTGTAGATGCAAGAAAAATTATTGTAACAGATGATGAAGGAAAAGAATATTCTCACAGATTGTTAAATTTTGAAAAATCTAACCAGTCAATGTGCTTACATCAAAAACCAATCACTGATCTGGGAGATAAAGTTAAAAAAGGTGATATTATTGCAGATGGGCCATCTACTGCAGGTGGAGATCTGGCATTAGGTAAAAATATCCTATTGGCGTTTATGCCGTGGGAAGGGTATAACTTTGAGGATGGAATCCTTATTTCTGAAAGACTTAGAAAAGACGATGTGTTCACGTCAATTCATATTGAGGAATTTGATATTGAGGCGAGAACTACAAAACTAGGTGATGAGGAAATTACAAGGGAAATTCCTAACGTTTCTGAAGAAGCCTTGAGAAACCTTGATGAAAATGGAATTATAAGAATAGGGGCTCATGTAACTCCTGATGACATTCTCGTCGGAAAAGTAACTCCTAAAGGAGAAACTGAACCGCCAGCAGAAGAAAAATTATTACGTGCAATCTTTGGGGAAAAGGCAAAAGATGTAAGAGATACTTCGCTTAGACTTCCGCATGGGGTAAAAGGTACTGTTGTGGATGTGCTTGAGTTGTCTAAGGAAAATGGGGATGACTTAAAGGCTGGAGTAAATAAATTAATCAGAATTTACATTGCAGAAAAAAGGAAAATAATGGTTGGGGATAAAATGTCTGGACGTCATGGAAACAAAGGGGTAATTTCAAGAGTATTGCCAATTGAAGATATGCCACATTTGGAAGATGGAACGCCAATTGATGTTTGTCTTAATCCGCTTGGTGTGCCATCACGTATGAATATCGGACAGGTATTGGAAGTGCATTTGGGACTTGCAATCGGAGATATTGACAAATATATTGCAACGCCAGTATTTGATGGGGCAAGTGAAGAAGATGTTAAAAATTACTTGGAAGAAGCTGGATACAGTAGAACTGGTAAAGTAAAACTAATTGATGGAAGAACTGGACAGCCATTTGACAACCCGGTAACAGTTGGACGTATGTATATGTTAAAACTTCACCACCTGGTAGAAGACAAAATGCACGCCAGAGCAATTGGACCATATTCACTTGTTACTCAGCAGCCGCTTGGAGGAAAAGCCCAATTTGGTGGACAAAGACTTGGAGAAATGGAAGTTTGGGCATTGGAAGCCTACGGTGCGTCAAATATCCTTCAAGAAATGCTTACAGTTAAATCAGATGATATCAGTGGAAGAACGAAAACTTATGAAGCCATCGTAAAAGGACAAGAAATGCCAGAAGCAGACGCTCCAGAATCATTTAGAGTATTAATTAAGGAATTCCAGTCACTTGGACTAGATGTGGCCCTTTATGATAAGGACGGGGAACAAATTGAATTAGATAAAAATGTAGATGCTTAG
- a CDS encoding transketolase: MKIEDLQKKAKTLRKDIIEMIYRAKSGHPGGSLSIADILAVLYWKEMNIDPKNPKMENRDRLVLSKGHAAPALYAALIEKGFLGDEGKNLIPTLRKWHSPLQGHPDMKKLAGVEMSTGSLGQGLSAANGMALSAKIYNNDYRVYTILGDGELQEGQVWEAAMTAAHYKLDNLVAIVDYNNLQIDGKVSDVMDVAPVGEKFKAFKWNVIEIDGHNYEEIINALDTARTVKGQPTVIVVNTVKGKGVSFMENNAGFHGAAPNDEEYKKAMEELS; the protein is encoded by the coding sequence ATGAAAATTGAAGATTTGCAAAAAAAGGCGAAAACATTGAGAAAAGACATTATTGAAATGATTTACAGGGCAAAATCAGGACATCCAGGAGGTTCACTTTCGATTGCTGATATTCTGGCTGTGCTTTACTGGAAGGAAATGAACATTGACCCAAAAAATCCAAAAATGGAAAATAGAGATAGATTAGTTCTTAGTAAAGGGCATGCTGCTCCTGCACTGTATGCGGCTTTGATTGAAAAAGGATTTTTAGGAGATGAAGGGAAGAATCTTATTCCGACACTTAGAAAATGGCACTCTCCGCTTCAGGGGCATCCTGATATGAAAAAGCTGGCTGGAGTTGAAATGTCAACAGGTTCACTTGGGCAAGGACTTTCAGCAGCAAATGGAATGGCTTTGAGCGCAAAAATTTACAATAACGATTACAGAGTTTATACAATCTTAGGAGATGGAGAATTGCAGGAAGGGCAAGTTTGGGAAGCGGCTATGACAGCTGCACATTACAAGCTTGACAATTTAGTTGCGATAGTTGACTATAACAACTTGCAGATTGACGGAAAAGTTTCGGATGTAATGGATGTCGCTCCAGTTGGGGAAAAGTTCAAGGCTTTCAAATGGAATGTAATTGAGATTGACGGACACAATTATGAAGAAATCATAAATGCTCTTGACACAGCAAGAACTGTGAAAGGACAGCCAACAGTTATTGTTGTAAATACTGTAAAAGGAAAAGGTGTTTCATTTATGGAAAATAATGCTGGATTCCACGGAGCTGCTCCAAATGATGAAGAATACAAGAAGGCAATGGAAGAATTGAGTTAA
- the nusG gene encoding transcription termination/antitermination protein NusG: protein MTEAKEKVEDEVVYEKKWYIIHTYSGYEKKVAADLEKRIESLDLTDRVFRILVPEEEVLEEKRGKQVKVSRKLFPSYVMIEMLSVKEENELGLGYRVDSDAWYVIRNTNGVTGFVGIGSDPIPLSDEEASNLLAKIGIDVDGEGNTPRLDIDFRIGEVVEVKGGSFDGQQGEIAEIDHEHGKVKVMLEVLGRLTPVEVEYTEIAKIDY from the coding sequence GTGACTGAAGCAAAAGAAAAAGTTGAAGATGAAGTTGTATACGAAAAAAAATGGTATATAATTCACACTTATTCTGGTTATGAAAAAAAAGTGGCGGCGGATCTTGAGAAAAGGATTGAGTCGCTGGATTTAACAGACAGGGTTTTTAGAATTTTGGTTCCAGAGGAAGAAGTTTTGGAGGAAAAACGTGGAAAACAAGTAAAGGTTTCAAGAAAACTGTTTCCAAGTTATGTAATGATAGAAATGCTTTCTGTTAAGGAAGAAAATGAACTGGGATTAGGATACCGTGTTGACAGTGACGCCTGGTATGTAATTAGAAATACAAATGGGGTAACTGGATTTGTCGGAATTGGGAGCGATCCTATACCTTTATCTGATGAAGAGGCTTCAAATTTGCTGGCTAAAATTGGAATTGATGTTGACGGAGAAGGAAATACTCCTAGACTTGATATAGATTTTAGAATTGGTGAAGTTGTTGAAGTAAAAGGCGGATCCTTTGACGGGCAGCAAGGTGAAATTGCAGAAATTGACCATGAACATGGAAAAGTAAAAGTAATGCTTGAAGTTTTGGGACGTTTGACTCCAGTAGAAGTTGAATATACCGAGATAGCAAAAATAGACTATTAG
- the rpmG gene encoding 50S ribosomal protein L33 has product MRVQVILECTETKLRHYVTTKNKKTHPERLEMRKYNPVLRRHSLYREVK; this is encoded by the coding sequence ATGAGAGTACAAGTTATTTTAGAATGCACTGAAACTAAGTTAAGACACTATGTTACAACTAAAAACAAAAAAACTCATCCTGAAAGATTAGAAATGAGAAAATATAATCCAGTGCTTAGAAGACATTCTCTTTATAGAGAAGTTAAATAG
- the glgP gene encoding glycogen/starch/alpha-glucan family phosphorylase — MNYNFTDFLQKRNEKQISEMTNQEIYYKLLEYVKERADEKTTNKSKKKIYYISAEFLIGKLLSNNLINLGIYKEVREELKAAGKNLSHIEEVETEPSLGNGGLGRLASCFIDSMSTLGINGEGVGLNYHCGLFKQIFKNNEQKAEPNYWIEDQSWLRDTNIGYEVKFKNFSLHSKLKRIDILGYEKDTKNYLNLFDIERVDYNLIKNGISFDEENIEKNLTLFLYPDDSTKKGELLRIYQQYFMVSNAARLIIAEATEKGSNVHDLADYAFVQINDTHPSMIIPELIRIMTEEHGISFEEATEIVTKMTGYTNHTILAEALEKWPLDYLEEVVPNIVEIIKKLDKVIKAKYSDEKVQIIDKQNRVHMANMDIHFSSSVNGVAHLHTEILKNSELKEFYEIYPEKFNNKTNGITFRRWLESCNEDLADYLKELIGTGYLTDAENLKELLKYVDDKNVYEKLAQIKHGNKIKLKKYLQHTQGIVIDENSIIDTQIKRFHEYKRQQMNALYIIKKYLDIKNGKLPERKITVLFGGKAAPAYIIAQDIIHLILCLSEIINNDPKVNKYLNVYLVENYNVGLAEKIIPATDISEQISLASKEASGTGNMKFMLNGALTLGTMDGANVEIHDLVGDDNIYIFGKNSDDIIKLYETSGYVSKDYYKQDGIKEVVDFITSDELIKVGNKERLERLQNELINKDWFMTLIDFEDYYNTKERMFKDYENKDLWYKKVINNIAKAGFFSSDRTIAQYENEIWKTK; from the coding sequence GTGAACTACAATTTTACAGATTTTTTACAAAAAAGAAACGAAAAACAAATAAGTGAAATGACAAATCAGGAAATTTACTATAAATTACTTGAATATGTTAAAGAAAGAGCAGATGAAAAAACTACAAACAAATCTAAAAAGAAAATATATTATATTTCTGCAGAATTCTTAATTGGGAAATTATTGTCAAATAATTTGATTAATTTGGGAATTTATAAGGAAGTAAGGGAAGAATTGAAGGCAGCAGGGAAAAACTTGAGCCATATTGAAGAAGTGGAAACAGAACCTTCATTAGGAAATGGTGGGCTTGGAAGACTTGCCTCATGCTTTATTGATTCAATGTCAACTTTAGGAATCAATGGAGAAGGAGTCGGGCTTAACTATCACTGCGGACTGTTTAAGCAGATTTTTAAGAATAATGAGCAAAAAGCTGAGCCAAATTACTGGATAGAAGATCAAAGCTGGTTAAGAGATACAAACATTGGATATGAAGTAAAATTCAAAAACTTCAGTTTACATTCAAAGTTAAAAAGAATTGACATTTTAGGATATGAAAAAGATACAAAAAATTACTTGAATTTATTTGATATTGAAAGAGTTGACTACAATTTGATAAAAAATGGCATATCATTTGATGAAGAAAATATTGAAAAAAATCTGACATTATTCCTATATCCTGACGACAGTACAAAAAAAGGAGAATTGTTACGTATTTACCAACAATATTTCATGGTATCAAATGCGGCAAGGTTGATTATTGCTGAAGCAACTGAAAAAGGAAGCAACGTTCATGATTTAGCAGATTATGCGTTTGTTCAAATTAACGATACACACCCAAGTATGATAATTCCTGAATTGATCCGTATTATGACGGAAGAGCATGGTATTTCTTTTGAAGAAGCAACAGAAATTGTAACAAAAATGACAGGATATACAAATCACACAATTTTGGCAGAAGCATTGGAAAAATGGCCTCTAGACTATTTGGAAGAAGTTGTGCCAAATATTGTTGAAATTATAAAAAAACTGGATAAGGTTATAAAAGCTAAATATTCAGATGAAAAAGTACAAATTATCGACAAACAGAACAGAGTTCACATGGCAAATATGGATATTCACTTTTCTTCAAGCGTAAATGGAGTTGCTCATTTGCATACTGAAATCTTGAAAAATAGTGAACTTAAGGAATTTTATGAAATTTATCCTGAGAAATTTAATAACAAGACAAATGGAATTACATTTAGAAGATGGCTTGAAAGCTGTAACGAAGACCTGGCAGACTACTTGAAAGAATTAATTGGTACAGGATACCTAACAGATGCTGAAAATCTAAAAGAACTTTTAAAATATGTTGACGATAAAAATGTTTATGAAAAATTAGCACAAATTAAACATGGAAATAAAATTAAATTGAAAAAATATTTACAGCATACACAAGGAATCGTTATTGACGAAAACAGTATCATTGACACTCAAATTAAAAGATTCCACGAATACAAACGTCAACAAATGAACGCTTTGTATATAATTAAAAAATATTTAGACATCAAAAATGGAAAATTACCAGAAAGAAAGATAACAGTATTATTCGGTGGAAAGGCTGCACCAGCCTACATCATTGCCCAAGACATCATTCACTTAATACTTTGTCTATCAGAAATAATAAACAACGATCCGAAAGTAAACAAATACTTAAATGTTTACCTAGTTGAAAACTACAACGTAGGATTAGCTGAAAAAATTATTCCAGCAACAGATATTTCTGAGCAAATCTCGCTTGCCTCAAAAGAAGCCAGTGGAACTGGAAATATGAAATTTATGCTAAATGGAGCATTGACTCTTGGAACAATGGATGGAGCAAATGTGGAAATTCATGACCTTGTAGGCGATGACAATATCTACATTTTTGGAAAAAATAGTGATGATATAATTAAATTATACGAAACATCAGGTTATGTTTCAAAAGATTACTACAAGCAAGATGGAATAAAAGAAGTAGTTGATTTCATAACTTCTGATGAATTAATAAAAGTAGGAAACAAAGAAAGATTAGAAAGACTTCAAAATGAACTTATAAACAAAGACTGGTTTATGACATTAATCGACTTTGAAGATTACTACAACACAAAAGAAAGAATGTTTAAAGATTATGAAAATAAAGACTTGTGGTACAAAAAAGTAATAAATAACATAGCAAAAGCAGGATTCTTCTCATCAGACAGAACAATTGCACAATATGAAAATGAAATCTGGAAAACTAAATAA
- a CDS encoding transketolase family protein produces the protein MGKKSTRVAYGEALVKLGKVNKDVVVLEADLSKSTMTAYFKKEFPERHINVGIAEADMIGTAAGIATTGKIPFASTFAHFGAGRAFDQIRNSVAYPQLNVKICPTHAGVSLGEDGGSHQSVEDMALMRAIPGMVVLSPADAVETEKMIFAAAEYKGPVYVRLGRLNIPVLFDENYKFEIGKAATLTEGNDVAILATGLMVSEALEAAKLLEEKGVKARVVNVSTIKPLDTEIVLKAAKECKFIVTSEEHSVIGGLGSAVSEYLSEVHPTKVIKHGIQDIFGQSADGETMLTNYGLRAKDIVEIVLKNI, from the coding sequence ATGGGAAAAAAATCAACTAGAGTGGCTTATGGAGAAGCGTTAGTTAAATTGGGAAAAGTAAATAAAGATGTGGTAGTGCTGGAAGCGGACTTGTCAAAATCAACAATGACTGCATATTTTAAAAAAGAGTTTCCAGAAAGACATATAAATGTCGGGATTGCAGAAGCTGATATGATTGGAACGGCGGCAGGTATTGCAACGACTGGGAAAATACCGTTTGCCTCAACTTTTGCACATTTTGGGGCAGGACGTGCATTTGATCAGATTAGAAACTCGGTGGCATATCCGCAATTAAATGTTAAGATTTGTCCGACTCACGCAGGAGTTTCGCTAGGAGAGGATGGAGGTTCGCATCAGTCAGTTGAGGATATGGCTTTAATGCGTGCAATTCCAGGAATGGTGGTGCTATCGCCAGCAGATGCGGTTGAAACAGAAAAAATGATTTTTGCAGCAGCTGAATACAAGGGGCCTGTTTACGTAAGATTGGGAAGACTGAATATACCAGTATTATTTGATGAAAACTATAAATTTGAAATAGGGAAAGCCGCAACTTTGACAGAAGGAAACGATGTGGCAATTTTAGCGACAGGACTTATGGTTTCAGAAGCTCTTGAGGCGGCGAAATTACTGGAAGAAAAAGGAGTGAAAGCAAGAGTGGTTAATGTTTCTACGATAAAGCCGCTAGATACGGAAATAGTCCTAAAAGCTGCGAAAGAATGTAAATTTATTGTAACAAGTGAAGAACATTCTGTAATTGGAGGGCTTGGAAGCGCAGTTTCAGAATACTTGTCAGAAGTTCACCCTACAAAAGTGATAAAACACGGAATACAGGATATTTTTGGACAAAGTGCAGATGGAGAAACTATGCTTACGAATTATGGGCTTAGAGCGAAGGATATTGTAGAAATAGTTTTGAAAAATATATAA